GAAGGCAGCTGGTTGCGTTGGACAGTTGGAAGTTTGGAACTCGGACTCATGTACGCACGGTCGCACCACACACCTGGGCACCTGGCTACCTATAGAGTGGAACCAGCTTTGAAGTCAGGAACGAGAATTGACCAACTACGAACTTGCAACTCACCAAACTTTTCTGAATCCTGTATGTATATATAGGCCGCGTCTGCATGGTACAGTTGCATGCCAAAGGAGTAGAGTACGTGCTCCAACTGTTTCGTAGCTACCTGAGGAGAGTCAGCCAGCTGCTCGAAGATGGCACGGCAAAATGCTGCCTCGGCGCTCGCCGCGGCGTTGGTCGTCGGAGTCTTCGCACCCATCCTTACCGGTAAGCTACCAACCTGCACGACCCCGTTGATCACCAGTGTCAGACTAGGAGTCTATGACTGATTATTCGCAATGTTATCGTGTGCAGTGGTGCAATCCATCGGCGTGTGCAACGGGATGCTCGGCGACAACCTGCCGTCGCGGGCCGACGTGGTACAGTTCTACCAGTCCCAGGGCATCGGCGCCATGCGCATCTACGCGCCGGACCCCGAGACGCTCCGGGCCCTCGACGGCACCGGCATCGACCTCATGATGGACGTGGGCAACGGTGACCTCGCCGCCCTCGCCTCCGACCCAACCGCCGCGGCCGGCTGGGTCCGGGACAACGTGCTCGCCTACCCGGGCGTCCGCGTCAAGTACATCGCAGCCGGCAACGAGGTGGACGGCGACGACACGCAGAACATCCTCCCGGCCATGAAGAACCTCAACGACGCGCTCGCCGCGGCCGGCCGCGGCGACGTCAAGGTGTCCACCGCGGTCAAGATGAGCGTGCtcgcgtcctcctcgccgccctccGACGGCACGTTCAAGGACGCGTACATGACGGACGTGGCCCAGCTGCTCAAGACCACCGGCGCGCCGCTCCTTGCCAACGTGTACCCTTACTTCGCCAAAAAGGGTGACCCCACCATCGACCTCAGCTACGCGCTCTTCCAGCAGAGCGCCACGACGGTGAGCGACAACGGCCTCACCTACATCAACCTCTTCGATGCCATGGTCGACGCAATGTACACTGCGATGGAGAAGGTGGGCGCAGCCGTCGTGCCCATCGTGGTCTCGGAGAGTGGGTGGCCgtcggcaggcggcgtcgaggcgaGCGTCGGAAATGCGCAGGCGTACAACCAGAATCTGATCAACCACGTCGGCAATGGAACGCCAAAGAGGCCCGGGCCGCTGGAGACGTACATCTTCGCCATGTTCAACGAGAACCAAAAGGACGGCGATGAGACGGAGAAGAACTTTGGGCTGTTCAACGGCCCCGATAAGTCGCCGGTGTACCCTCTAAGTTTCAACAATTAATTAAAGACGGAATGCATATTCATGCCTGCATAcgtatctagtactccctccgtttctttttactctgcatataagatttggtcaaagtcaaactacccaaagtttgaccaaatttatataaaaaaatatgaacatctagaaTATTAAaattatatagtatgaaaatacatttcatgatgcatctgataatattgatttcatattgtcaatgtttatattttttaatataaaattagttaaactttacaaagcttgactttgaccaaaccttatatacaGACTAAAACGAAACGGAGGGAGTGCTACTGCGATCTCAATAAGCCGCAAAATAATTCATGCAAACACTTATTAACTAGGTAAGATCGGTGATATGAATAAGACCCATTATGTTGCATAAAGGATCGTTTCCCCTTCCGTACAAAAATGTTGTTAACTTGGGATGTACAACTTTTGATTTCATGTTCAAATTTGACTAATATGCCACTGAAATTGTGTTGATGGAATAGTTAAATCGTACCACGTCCTACCTTTTTTCTTAGAACATACCACGTCCTACCTAGTTTTACACGGCGTCTGGTCAACACAAGTCAAACATGACCAATGAAAGTCCAAACAAGCCCATGATCAACAGAAGTCACAGACACAAGTCCATATAGAATGTCTTGGTCGACGAGTAATAGTTATTCTTCATCCCTTTATTTTAACATCAACACGTTGTAATTTTATGTTCCGTCAATTTTGTCTTATTTTAGACGTAAAAAGAGaatgtaagaaaatatataatcattgtgtaaaatatttatattatgtaaaattaTAAATGTAAAAATATAATGCAAAATATACACGAAATGCAATTTTTATGGTCCTGTGACCTATATTTTTGCtttcatacacacacacacacaatagtaAATACTAGTAATTTGTATGTGCTTTGCAAGTTAGATTAGTATGTGTGATCACAGTACTAAATCATTTAAATTATAAGTAAATATCATGTGTTATCATAAAATTATCATGCTGGGAACTCGTGGATTGTTGTTTACAATTCGTATCAAATCACGGTAGCACAATGAATTTTTATATGAAGAGTGCATTAGAAAAAAATGATTTTATTCCAGAAAGAAATGCTATTGACGTGTTTGTGAAATCTTTTATTTTTTCAAATTCAAACTTAAAATATAGATAAAATTAGTTTGATGTTATAATTTTCACCTTTCTAAACCGTGCGTTTTCTTACTAAACCTATATCATTTGTGCGTTCTCAACCACACGACGCTTTAAGTCACGTAACGTCCCATtaagaaaattaaaataaaatgtAAATCTATCCTTCGGGTCGTTTGAATATTTCT
The Triticum dicoccoides isolate Atlit2015 ecotype Zavitan chromosome 3A, WEW_v2.0, whole genome shotgun sequence genome window above contains:
- the LOC119273432 gene encoding glucan endo-1,3-beta-glucosidase GII-like; this translates as MARQNAASALAAALVVGVFAPILTVVQSIGVCNGMLGDNLPSRADVVQFYQSQGIGAMRIYAPDPETLRALDGTGIDLMMDVGNGDLAALASDPTAAAGWVRDNVLAYPGVRVKYIAAGNEVDGDDTQNILPAMKNLNDALAAAGRGDVKVSTAVKMSVLASSSPPSDGTFKDAYMTDVAQLLKTTGAPLLANVYPYFAKKGDPTIDLSYALFQQSATTVSDNGLTYINLFDAMVDAMYTAMEKVGAAVVPIVVSESGWPSAGGVEASVGNAQAYNQNLINHVGNGTPKRPGPLETYIFAMFNENQKDGDETEKNFGLFNGPDKSPVYPLSFNN